Proteins encoded by one window of Chryseobacterium aquaeductus:
- the rpiB gene encoding ribose 5-phosphate isomerase B, with the protein MKRKIAIAGDHAGFEYKEILKKHLEEQFEVQDFGTFSTDSVDYPDFVHPAATSVENGENELGILICGSGNGVQITANKHQKIRCALCWMPEIAELARQHNDANMISIPARFISKEVAIEIANKFLSTDFEGGRHQTRVDKIAFC; encoded by the coding sequence ATGAAAAGAAAGATCGCTATTGCCGGAGACCATGCCGGTTTTGAGTATAAAGAAATCCTGAAAAAGCATCTTGAAGAACAATTTGAAGTACAAGATTTCGGTACGTTTTCTACTGACAGCGTAGACTATCCGGATTTTGTGCATCCTGCAGCAACTTCTGTTGAGAACGGAGAAAACGAATTGGGAATTCTAATCTGCGGAAGTGGAAACGGAGTACAAATTACTGCCAACAAACATCAGAAAATTCGCTGTGCACTATGTTGGATGCCAGAAATTGCTGAGTTGGCAAGACAACACAATGATGCCAATATGATTTCTATCCCGGCAAGATTTATTTCTAAAGAAGTAGCTATAGAAATTGCTAATAAGTTTCTGTCTACCGATTTTGAAGGTGGAAGACATCAGACCAGAGTTGATAAAATAGCATTCTGCTAA